The DNA window AGCCGAATAGGTCAGCGTGCTACCACTAAAAGAAGTTTCTGTACTACAATGATAATTTGTTCCATAACGCATTTCTCGGGAAATAGATTCTAGTGTGTAATTAACATTGTTCATAACTGATTGCATAGCTTGAGCCTGGCGATTTAGGCCTGTAATACGTACCAAAGATCCAACTGCGATGACAGCGACAAAAGAAAACAGTCCGAGAGAGACAACCATTTCTAGAAGTGTAAAACCCCTCTTTGTCAGGTTTGAATATGAACGATTTTTCTTATTTTTTATATCTGCAATTTGGTAAAACATAATGATATTGTACTTTAATTAACCAAGATTTGTCCTACACTATTCACTTCAATCGTATGAGTTGCACTACCATCACTAGATGTTATTTCAATCTTTATATATCTATCCGTGCAAGTATAACTACCGATAGACGGCGTAACACAAATGATAGCTTCTGGATTTGGACGCTGAAAGATAACGTCTACCGTACCTGTTATTGGAAACGTACAAGCAATATCAGTACATAGTTTACTAACATAAGCCCCTCTTTTAATATTGTAATTTTTTTCTAATGCTGGCACATAAGTCCCAGAAACGCGTGTATATGAATACAAACCAAATTTCTTTGCTTCCGTTGTATCTATATTTTTAAACCTCACCCCGTATGCCGAACCAAAAGTCGGCGTACCAGTATCTACAACCTTCACACTAAGACCGTAAGTCTGCGCCTGTCTTATGGTCAAAGCGATATCATAAGCAAGATTTGTGAATATAGTTCCAGAATAAAAATTGTTATATTTTGCCAAGGTAAGCACGGTCATAAAAACGAAAATACCTATAGTGACCATAAGCTCAACAAGAGTGAAGCCTCTGGAATGAAAGAACCTTTTGTTTGAAAATAGAGAACTCATTGAGTATATTATAGCACTGTGCACCATTCCCGCGAAGGAATACAAGGGCTATAGATAAGACCAGACAATCTCTTTGAGTAAAGCAAAATCCATGACTTGAATCTGAAACAACAAAACCAAATACATACCAAGGATCAAATACGGACCAAAAGGAACTTCGGTTCTAGGTTTGAAGGATTTATAAGTTACAAGTAACCATGTGACCGAAATAACAGCCGCTATCCAAAAAGCTAAAATAATAGAATTCGCTCCCCCATTCAGACCGAGAAGCCAACCTATACCAAGAACTAATTTTGCATCACCGAGACCCATCCATGTACCCTTGGAGATAAGCCAAGTCAGAGCAAACGGTAAAGCAAGTACTGGTCCAGCCAACAAAGCACTTACAGTTGGAACATGTAACCAAGAACTACCCCCTACACAAAGCCCTATCAATGAAACAAGGACGAAGGCATAGACAAATTCATCTGGAATAATCTTGTGTTTTATATCATAAACAGAGATAACTAAGAGTAAACACGTAATGAACACGTACAGAGCCGTAGAAAACATCGCAAGTGGTGTTGTTGGTGGGAATGTGAAAAAAATCAAGACAAAAATAACCCCAGCACAAAATTCTACTAGTGGATATTGCCAAGAAATCTTGCTTTTACATTTCTTGCAGGCACCTCTTTGGAAAATGAAACTAAATAGGGGTATGAGCTCTTTCCATGTCAACTGGTTACCGCAAGTCATACACTTTGAACGACCACCAACCGTGGTGCCAGTATTGAACCTCAAAGAAACAACGTTCAAGAAACTACCGACGATGGTACCAAAGACGAATGTAAGGATGAGAGAAAGATTGTCCATGTATTACTTTGGTCCTACGCAGTAATCCTTATCTGTAGGATTACAAGTTTTACTACCATAAAGATCTACCGATAAGCCGTCAACAATAGCGCCATTAGGAGATTCTAATGTGGTGTGTAAGACGTAATCTAAAGGTGTAGTAGCATTATCAACTGCATAATCATAATTACTAGCAGAAACTGGGTCTTTTGGGATCACTGCTATAAAAGTAGCCAATGTAACTCCAACTGGACAGTTAGTATGAGTAGCAGTCAAAGCAAGAGTAGCCGGATAAACTCTACACCTATCAAAATACTGTTCCAAAGCCAACTGAATCTGAGAAATATCCGAAACTCTCTTACCGTCACGAGCCTTACCACGAGCTCCAGAAACACTTACGATAATAACACCAGTAAGAATGGCAATAATAGCTATCACCACCATAAGTTCAACGAGCGTAAAACCCTTATTATTTGAGAAGTATTTTTTCATGCAGTAATTATAGCACTCTTACTTTCAAGGTCTACCCTTTACTAGATTGAACCGCCAGATGATAGATAGCTAAAAATCTTCATTGTTTCTTCATAACTTTTTTATCAGGATTTTAACTCGGTTTGATAAAATACGAAACATGAATAACAAGATTATTGCTTACATAGATGGAGCCAATCTCCATAAAGCTACAACGAGACTTGGTTGGATGGTTGATTATAAAAAACTATACACATGGCTTTATGAAAAATATCACACCTCAGAAGCTTACATTTTTATAGGACGAGTTGATAAATATCAGAAACTTTACTCAAAGATGGAAAATGCTGGTTTTACTCTTATTTTCAAAGAAACGATAAATGATGAATACGGGCAAATAAAAGGAAACTGCGATGCAGATTTAGTTCTATACTCAGTCAGGCACGTA is part of the Candidatus Paceibacterota bacterium genome and encodes:
- a CDS encoding type II secretion system protein; protein product: MKKYFSNNKGFTLVELMVVIAIIAILTGVIIVSVSGARGKARDGKRVSDISQIQLALEQYFDRCRVYPATLALTATHTNCPVGVTLATFIAVIPKDPVSASNYDYAVDNATTPLDYVLHTTLESPNGAIVDGLSVDLYGSKTCNPTDKDYCVGPK
- a CDS encoding NYN domain-containing protein, encoding MNNKIIAYIDGANLHKATTRLGWMVDYKKLYTWLYEKYHTSEAYIFIGRVDKYQKLYSKMENAGFTLIFKETINDEYGQIKGNCDADLVLYSVRHVFEYYPNKVILISSDGDFSSLISFLKEKSIEITIISPNNRCSFLLRKLNVSILYLNTQKIFLKLSTQQQPIKEKALDGDETP
- a CDS encoding prepilin-type N-terminal cleavage/methylation domain-containing protein, coding for MSSLFSNKRFFHSRGFTLVELMVTIGIFVFMTVLTLAKYNNFYSGTIFTNLAYDIALTIRQAQTYGLSVKVVDTGTPTFGSAYGVRFKNIDTTEAKKFGLYSYTRVSGTYVPALEKNYNIKRGAYVSKLCTDIACTFPITGTVDVIFQRPNPEAIICVTPSIGSYTCTDRYIKIEITSSDGSATHTIEVNSVGQILVN
- a CDS encoding prepilin peptidase is translated as MDNLSLILTFVFGTIVGSFLNVVSLRFNTGTTVGGRSKCMTCGNQLTWKELIPLFSFIFQRGACKKCKSKISWQYPLVEFCAGVIFVLIFFTFPPTTPLAMFSTALYVFITCLLLVISVYDIKHKIIPDEFVYAFVLVSLIGLCVGGSSWLHVPTVSALLAGPVLALPFALTWLISKGTWMGLGDAKLVLGIGWLLGLNGGANSIILAFWIAAVISVTWLLVTYKSFKPRTEVPFGPYLILGMYLVLLFQIQVMDFALLKEIVWSYL